The sequence below is a genomic window from Lolium perenne isolate Kyuss_39 chromosome 4, Kyuss_2.0, whole genome shotgun sequence.
TTCCGGTTTTTTCTGACATTTCAAACGTGTTTTTCAATAATGGATTCACATACACCTAGGAGCCACTTCACATACACCTTTTTTTTGCGGCTCCACTTCACATACACCTAGTGACCTATGAGTCAAAGTATATTTCCTCTCAAGTCTTTGATAAAAAGACAAGTTTCAAGAGAACTAATTTgcagttgggtggttaggagggcagtggcacccccatTCCATCAGAGTTCAAATTCGAGGTttaacactttggtgtctcactaaaggcggaatatttttcagtgggaggcgatattcccgtcgacagcgagatgtctgtggtgacttcgtcaatctcaagacccgtcgGATGAAGTTTGTTGGACGCAGtttctcggaggtgctcataggagtAGGTGTGTACGTGTGTTTATAGGAGTAAGTGTATGTGCGTATATATGAGCGTCtatactgtgtttcgcaaaaaaaaaaaaaaatcaagtgcGAAGATCCGTTTATAAAGAAAGAGCCCTCGCCTACACTGCACCGCGGTGGTCGTGAAACACGATTTCCCTCTCGATCACACAACACTACAACAGATAGAGCATAGCGGCAAGAAGCACGACGGCGATCGAGGGCCACACGAAGCCGAAAGCTACGGACCGACTAGCAGTTACAAGGAGGACCCCAAAACGTCACATTGTTCACGCCGCCGTTCCATGCTTGCCCGCTAATCCTTCCGGTCTTCCTCCCCATGTTCCGATTCCGACTAGGTGTCTCGCACTGATCATCTCGCGTTGATGCTTAGCTAGAAAATCTGTCGGGCAGATAAGTGAGATAACCACATCACTTTTGTTCACCTGTCGTGCTTCAGTGCATGGACATGGACGCCTTGCCTCATGACTCGCGTCCCCATCGGGGCAAAGACCAAATCCGCGATAAACGAGAGCCGGCACTATTCCTTGCGGCAAAATGCTGGAGCAAGAAAGCTCCATAACAGAAACACTGACCATTCCTTCCACGAGGGCGTCGTGGGAATGTCATGACCACTATACTTTGTGTGCCAAGGTAAACCCTAGGACATGTCTGGTCCGGATAGCAGCGTCGTGTTGACAGTGTTTCCCTTCTTGAAGGGGCTGCTAGTATGGGGCGCATCCAGGTGCTTGGAGTGTGGTAGGCCATAGACGGAGGGCGCAGCAATTGCGAGACATCATGTTTCGCCACTTCGACATTGCttcatttcttttcttttgaggCAAGTTTGTGCTGCTGCCTCTGCAATATCTTTGTTTTAGACTTTTTTTTATCGTTGTCGTTTGTTATATTAATATAACCGGATCAAAACCTCTTTCAATGATTCAATCTCTGTTCGAAGCATGAATGGCCTCGAGATGAAGCTATAAACGACAAGAACCAGTTGAACTCAAAAGGCAGactaagggtgtgttcggttggaGGAACCAAGCAGAATGTAATAGAATGGTTCTACACCTGAGACTCATTCTTGTGTTCAATTGGGCTACTGGAATGGAACGCACCGGTTCCTCAACGAATATTCTCTCTAGATGCGAAATACGCTGGTTCCACCGAATCGATGGAACACACTGGTTCAACCTCTTTTCCTCACCTCATCTCTCTCACCGACCTCGCCCCCGAAAAAACTCCACCCGAGCTGACCTCCTCATACCCTCGTCTCTCTCCTCTATCTATTTCTGGCGGCGCACGGGAGGTGATGCGAGGCTGGCGATGGGCGACCTAGGCGGCGGCAGAAGTCAAGCAAGCGGTGGCGGTGGGTTGGCAGGCAGCAGCGGCATCGGGCGGGCAGGCAATGGTGGCGGCGGGCGGGCAGGCAGCAACGGTGGCTGGTCGGCAGGCAGCGGCGGCGACAACGGGCAGGCAGGCAGCGGCGGCGCCGGGTCGACAGGCAGCGGCGGTGGGTAGGTGGATACTTCAAGCTTCTATGCCATGTTCTAGACAATTTGGAATGATTAAATTTGTATGACCTTTCATGTACTGTGACTATTAGtatacttgtatgattaaaaaaaTTCTATCTTTGATGCTATATATTGTTCTATTGTGATTATATGTTGTTGCCAAAATTTTAATTATATGttgttgcaaataagaacaactcAAAAACGAGGTAATCTCACCTAGCATAGCAAAGAGGTGAGCTGGAACAAATTCTAGTCACTCCATTCCAGTTTATTTGGCCTCAACCGAACACAAAACAGAACCGCTCCATTACATTTTTTGTCCCAACCAAACAAAGAATGAAACCAACCCAAAACAGAACCGCTCCATTACATTTTTTGTCCCAACCAAACAAAGAATGAAACCAACCCATTCCGTTCCACTTCGTTCCCGAGCCGAACACACCCTAACAGAACATCTCCGAGTTCTCCTCAATTGGAGTAACACTCACTATACACATGATCTTAAGCAGCTGGATAGACGAGCTTCACTTTGGCAACAATTTTTGCATACACTGCAGGTCAACAGAAACACAGAAGCAGAGATGCGTAGAAAGCGAATTAACAGATGATGACAGTGCTATGAAAGAACTGTGGGCAATCACCATCTTATTATTATAGTATCAACAAATGCAGAAACATGAGGCATAAGAACAAACACCTCggctgcatcagcagtagcagcaGCAACCGGGTGGTGGCAAGCATATCCGAAAAAAATTGAAGAACACTATAGTAACTAGCAGCGGGTACCAGCTGAGCTACGGTTGCTCTGAAGAAGCAAGCACCAGCAGAGCAGCTACGAGCTGGACCCCTTCTCTCTCGCTATCTCTAATCCTCCTGCCACTGCCACTGGGAGTGACAGTTAAATCTTACTTACTTACACTAGTGTGGACTGACTGATGGAAGCTAACTAATATGAACAAACGGAACCCGACTATTGCTAACTGTAGACGGAAGGGAAGATTCCGGGGATGCCTGAAGGCTCCTCCCTCTGGCAACAACTTCCTCTGTCCATGTCCTCTGCTTTCTTTCTTGCCCACCTCCGGGAAACGTGGAGGTGTTGGGCAAGTGTGCGGCTCGATCGGGTCGATCAGGCCTGGGATTCGAGCTCGCTGGCGGTGATGAAGGTGCCGTGGAAGCCGTAGGGCACGCGGGACGGCAGCTGGATGGTGGCCTCGAGGCGCATGTCGGCGGCATTGACGACGAGGAGCTCGGAGGTGCCGGCGACCTCGTCGTGCACGAAGGTGAGAATGTAGCCGTCGTCCTCGCCGCGGGACAGCGCCGGGTCCATGGGCACGAAGCAGGGCTCGCCGCCGAACCGGCCCTCCCCGTAGTCGAACTTGGTGAGGTCGCCCGTGGCGAGGTCGACCTTGGCGAAGCCGGACACCTTGGGCCAGGGCTCGGCGACGGCCAGGTAGGCGTAGCGCGTCTTGCGGCCGAGGAGGTTGGAGTTGACCATGCCGACCTCGAGGTTGACCTGGTCGGCGGGGGCCAGGATGGGGCGGCGCGTGGATTCGCCGGTGCGCGTGTTGAGGCGGATCTCCGTGAGCACGCTCTGGAGCGGCACGTCGGAGTCGTTGAAGATGGAGTCGGCGGGGGTCATGCAGGAGCCGATGACGACCACCTCGTCGGTGGCAGGCTCCTCCCACGCGTTCCAGAGgtggaagcagaagcagtccggcACGTCCACCCAGACCATCTCCGAGGCGTCGGTGGCGCGCTTGGGGAGGATGCCGAAGCGGGAGGTTTTGGCTTTGTCGAGGACCACGGGGGAGCCGCCGCGGAGCATCTCCTGCAGCTTGAACACGACCTGGTGGTCGGGGACGACCACGAAGTTCTGGGTGATTGCGAAGTCGTGGATCATGGTGGGCTGGTCGAGCGGGATCTCCACGTCGGGGGACTTGGTGCCGTCGGCGGCGAAGTAGAAGTACTTGAGGTAGGGCTTCTTGATGACGTCGTAGCTGAGCGCGTGGAGGTCGCCGGTGGCGGGGTCGAGCTTGGGGTGCGCGATCATGGGGCAGGACAGCTGGCCGGCGAAGTCGTAGCGGCCGACGGTGGCGAGGTCCCCGTCGGCGCCGACGCGGACGTGGTACGGGATGTCGTCCTCGGACATGGCGAGGAGGTGCCCGTTGAAGTATACGAGCCCCGCGTTGGCGACGCCCGTGCCGCGGGACGGGTCGACGAGGCCGCAGGCGGCGCGCGCGTAGAAGAGCGCGAGGCGCGCGATGCCCGAGTGGCCGTGCAGCTCGCCGATGGCCTTGGGGAAGATGGGCTTGCCGAGGGCGCGCTCCTGCGTGAGGCGCTCGGTGGCGGTGAAGCGGGACGCGTAGGACTCGGCGGCGCCGTTGCGGATGCGCAGCGCGTGCACCATGCCGTCGCCGTCGAAGAGGTGGTGCCCGGCGACGGGGTCGAAGTGCGGGTTGGCCCCGTTGCGCGCGTACACGCCGTCGATGAAGGGCGGGATGCGGCCGGTGACCGGGAGGGCGTGGGTCGGGGGCGTCTCGCCGACCGGGGCGAAGTTGCCCGCGATCTGGACGGCTGGGTCGACGGTCTTGGAGAGGCCGTGCGGGCGCTCGAGGATGTTGGCGATGAGCCCCTCCTCGAAGGCGTCCAGCGCCATGCCCGCCGCGCGCTGGAAGAGGTTGAGCTTCTTCTTGTCGTCGCGGCGTACGGGTGCTGGTGCCTTGGGGGCGGCAATGGCGGGCTTGGCCGGGGAGAAGTGGGACGGGACCGGCGCGCGGGTAGCGGCGCCCGATGGCGCGGAGCTGACGGCGCGGGCGGTGACCCTGACGGAATTGGGCCGCCCCGTGGACGGGCGCGGCGTGTGCCGGTGTATGGAAACAGAGGTGGGCGCTGTGAGTGTCTGCATCGGGGAGGATTTGGTGTGGTTTACGGTGGAATTGGCGTGGGTTTTGGGGGAGTGCGAGCGGAGGGAGTGATGATCGTCGCTGGTCTGGAAGGACCGAAGGATGGTTGTGAGTTGAGTTGGGAGGGCTAGCGCGAGCCTATATATAGCGATTGGACTTGAGCAGGAGGCAGGGGAAGGAGGGAAGCGAAGCGAGATGATGGAGGGAGAAGGGGACGCGAGACGACGCGGGCGTGGTAGTGGGAGTTGTAGGCGGGGCGCGTGCTGGTGGGGTCATGGACGGTTTGTAGTGGAGGAGTCCAAGAGGAATTGTTGACACGGTGGGAGGGGGAGGGCGCCCACGTGGTGCGCTGCGGGGGGCGGCAGGGGGGACGAGCTGACTGGGACGTGCCCGCCCGCCCCAAGGACCACTGCCTTTGCTGCGCCGCTACTGCTCTGTCCTCTGCCATGCGTATATTTACCTTGGCTTCTCTTCCCTTCCAGGTTTTTAATGATGGATATTTCGCTCTGTGTTTGGCCATGTCCAGCGGCCAAACATCCGGCAGTCTATTTTGATCCGCCTCGATAGCACGATAGGTAACAGCATCTCTAGCACGTTGGCTCCCAACGCCGAAATCTGGcgttgttagagcatctccagtcgcgtcccccaaaccgtcccccaaagcgcgccggattgagcgtttgggggacgtgttttgttcgtgccgcgtttgggggacgtcgctccccagccgcgtcctccaaacgccgcccccaaacatttaaaataatttttttaacacataaaccatttatatcaaatgtagcatatgaaaaaaaatgttttcgaggattgttttcaaattaaattacaacaaacaataaaacaagtaatcaaatataataaaaagggctagatgatacatcaaggtgccacggtatttcctttgatcctccacaaatgctcaacgagatcagcttgaagttgctcatgcacattgctgtcacggatctctgcgtgcatgaccacaaaatcagcaaaatctgcaggcacctcatgatcaacctccgcgagaggtccttgacactcatagggaccaacatgtgacctaacatgattcttgcggtcatcctcgatgatcatgttgtgcatgatcacacaagcctgcatcacctcccacatttggtcgtgagaccagcttagagcagggtaccggacaatggcaaattgtgcttgaagcacaccaaatgcccgctcgacatccttcctgcaagcctcctgtcgtgtagcaaagtgagaattcttcagacctgatggattcgagattgttttgacaaaagtggcccattttggatatataccatcggctagataatagcctttggtatattggtggccattgatctcatagttgcatggtggagcatgcccttccactagtctgctgaacaccggagaccgctgcaacacgttgatgtcattgtgtgatcccgccatgccaaagaaagaatgccaaatccacaggtcataatctgccacagcttcaagcaccacactgcaatatccatgacgccctttgtatataccttgccaagcaaacgggcagttcttccatgcccagtgcatgcaatcgatgcttccaagcattccaggaaatcctctggcagcattttgtgccatgatccttgcagtctcttcctcagttggccctctcaagtagtatttgccaaactttcccaccacagctcggcaaaacttgtacatgcactcaatggcagtagactcactcatgcgaaggtagtcgtcctgtgtatcggcaggtgctccgtatgcaagcatcctcatggcggcggtgcacttctgaatggatGAGAACCCAagaacgcctacagcgtcgagcttgagcttgaagtaggggtcgaactctcgaacgccgtggaggatattcatgaacaggcccttgctcatcctgtaccggcgccgaaaattgtcggcatgtgttgccccgtcggcgaagtagtcgttgtgcagcatggcatgcccctccatcctctgccggggcttcgacttccttcttcccggccttgatcctccgcggcgcggcctcttcctcttctccgcctcggcgtcaagcatgtcctggagggaggcgatgatcagcaaatgctcccgcaggtcgtcgtcgaacgcttgctcgtcctccagcagcagggcaaccatctcatcgtcgctgtccatggctaaagcaaaatcaatggttaaaattgcgccgaggcgtacgacgcaacaaacagcgaccaatcgcgcctacctggcaagtcgtcgagcaccttacgtgcgcggaggtggggcggatttgacggcgcgttcggGAGGCgccggcgacgcggcggcggcggcacgaccggcgggagccccacCGCGACAACGGTGCTGACTCGCAGCACGCATcgacgcccaaacggccgggaaatccagcggcggcggtggggtgggaggcgcgggaaggaaggagcgacgagaaaagaggcgcgaaccaacggtttatgcaaatagtcgccgacatgtgggagcccgcctcgcttttcgttgtgtccggcgtccccggtgcgtcccctgtgggacggggacgggctcggggcgccggacaccgtatcggggcgcgccggacaaaaaagggctttgggggacgcggctggaacgctttttttgtccggcgcgccccaaatcgctttgggggacggtttgggggacgcgactggagatgctcttacgcgCTGGAGGAGGGGAAGGACCGTCGTACGCTGCGAGTTCCCGTTCGGACGGCGACGAAAGGACTCGTTCTAGACGTCATACTTGTAGAGGAGGTATCGCTCCTCCGCGCGTTGTTCGTCGCTGAGGGTGACTCGCATAGCGTCGATCAcggcatcgagcacgtcggctccCACCGGAAGCGGCGGGATTGGGACACCCCCCACGCTTAGGCGCCATCCTACGGGCGCGCGAAAGTCTggcggcgccgggtagcccgGCATATGCAGAAGTCCCGCCTCCCACTTGTGTAGGGAACGtcggccgaagccgttgttcgCCGCGCCTTCATCGTGGCCCGCCATTGCTCACTGGAGGATGATTGGGGAGAGAAAACTGGGCTGGGGAGAGAAGGGAGACAGCGGTGGTGAATGCGGTCAGACGCGGTACTGCCGCGATAAATAGAGGGAGCCGAGCGTGAATTCGAGGCGATGGCATTAACTCAcagcgtggaagctacgcgtccggcgaagactgaccggcggcaggcttttgcaGCGCGCGAAAGACGATTGGCCTTTCTCGCCAACAAGTCGGGGCCACGAGCCGCGCGGGAAATTTTCTCGatgtttcccgcgctttcgtttcctccggactccccgagtgctccccgggggggcggggatgacctgggctcgccggatggatgaaagcccaaatccggGCGAAAACGAGGATCCGGGGGCGCGATTGGGCCGTTTTCGTCCACCCGGATGAAAAAAGGGGTCTTGGGGGCCTTcccggggagacggctggagatgctctaaaatcTAGCCTACTCGTTAGGGGCGTGTTCTGTAACCTGGGCAGAATTCATGCACCACGCTCAGCGAGACGGGCGCCCCTGCGCGTCGCGAACAGACCGCGAGCCACATTTGGCCCAGCGTTTGGCAACATGTGTTGCATCGGCCCGAACAGAAGTGCAGGTTGTTTGGATGCCTGGATACAGTGTTCCATCTCTGTTCAGCCACATCACATGTGTTTGCTTGCCATTTTGGGCACCCAGACAAAACTTCTCCTCACCACATTCAAATATGATGACCTTACCATCACATAACGGCACACAAAAGAGCTCAAAAACGATCATAAGCACAACACACAGTTAGATACACAACGAACATAGTACTCAGTACCTAATCCTAGTGTCAGAGTGGTATGCCGCCTACTTAAACCTGGGGGCAGACTACGCATGTCCAAAGCATTGGTCAGCAGCCTCTACAGGCCAACATAATAGTCACATATGCACAAAAGCAAGTGTTTACCAGTCTCCTAGAGGCGAGCACAACTACTAGCAACACCGATGAAACAACAACAGAGACAGGGATCAAGCACCTGCACCTTAACGGTGAGGATCAGCATAAGGGCTCTCGCGATGTCTCTTGCGGCTGAAGATGCTGGAGCACGAAGTCTCCTTCCTGAAGACGTCGACCTTGAAGCCGTCGTCCTTAGGGGTGAAGGCGGTCGTGTCGTCGACGcggaggaaaagcctggcggtggACTCGCTCCAGGACTTGATGAAGCCGGCACGCTGGCCCGTCCACTGGAGCTGCACCTTCCACTCGCAGCGCTCGTCCATGTATAAGCACACCTTCCCCGACGGGTCATTGTTCTTCATCTTGTACTTGGTGATCAGGAGCTGCTTCATGTAGGGCGGCACAGCGAGGGCAAGGAGGTCCGGGCTCTCCACCTGCACGTAGAACGTCGGCACCCGCTGCCTGGGAGCGTGCCCCAGGTCAGCAGGACGGCCGGCGTGAACCCTTGGCGCGGTGATCTGCTGGTGCGCTTGAATGAACCCTTCATTGGGGTCACGAAGCTGCACCGGGACGGCCATGTCCTTGCGTCCAGTATGGACCCTTCGATCCGGGAAGGTTTCCAGGAAGACAATTACAATGACCCTTGAATCAGATGCAATGACAATGCGAAGTGTTAGCCAGTTCTGCAGATCAACTCCATGATGGCCATAACAATCACaacaagatcatcatgccaatgCGAATGTCCATGATGGAGCTCCATCAAAGGGCATGCCAATGCCAATCCAATGTCAAGCTCCATCATAGGGCATGCCAATGACAATGGCAATGTCAAGCTCCATCATAGGGCATGCCAATGACAAGTCCATGATGTAGTGCATACCATTGTCAAGCCAGGGCGCCCAGCCTATCAAAAGCGCACTAGATGCACCCGTACTACTTTCACTCCGCCAACATAGCCTACCCGGAACACATTTTTTGGCGCAAATTTTGGATGTCAAGAAAGATGTTCTTGACTATCCATGAAGGAGTGAGGGACTACGACCCATCTTCAGATGCTGGCCTGATGTCGCCTGTAAGCTTGGCTTCATTCCTTAACAGAAGTGTTCTACAACTATTCTCATGCTTGCATATTGAGTGGATGGCGATCTTATTGATGAGTACTTGCGAATGCACGAGATGGCAGGTTTTGACTCATTGTAAAAGTTTTGCAAAGAGGTGACTAAGGTGTTCGGTGAGGTTTACTTGAGAGAGTCAAATATTACGTTGGATTGTTCTCAATCCACGAGTCAATGGGTTCTTTCATGGATGATTGGGAGCATACATTGCATGCACTAGAAAGTCAAGTAAGAGGTGATAATAGCTTGTGTAATTTCTTCTGTACATCGTTTGCAAAAAAAGGGGCCTGGTTTTACATAGCCCACAAACGATTAAAgaagggtccaggtggatacattcCAAAGCAGAATGTCCATGGTCGATCGAGCGAGCGCCAGGCGCCCACCTGGATATTTATTTGTGtggattagggcatctccaaccgggcgacccatcccgcgcccgcgcgtccggatgggtcgaaacggacaaaaccgcggcccagcgcgcggacccatccctaaaacggatggccgcggcgtccgggacgacccaaacccggcccaaatcttggacgagtttgcgtggccgcggacgcgaaaggctggtcgctcgcgtcctcccttgtccgcccctggcccgcctgtctgcctCCCAAAACAGAAAACACTCCACTGTactcccaaaacctagagatggccgacgaagtgactgccgccgccaccgccaccgccaccatcgaAGAGGAGGCACCCGCGGCCGTTGCCGCTCCTGCCGTGGAGGCGGCTCCTGAACTGGCGGTGGCCGAGCTCCCCCCCGGGCCGCCGACGAAGAAGGCGAAGGCCGAGCTCACCCCGGAGCAGAGGAAGCTCGAGAGCAGGAAGAGGGCCGACCGGCGCAGGGCGCTGGACCAACGGAAGAGGGAAACCGCTGCCGAGCTGGAGCGGCAGCGGGCGGCAGAGCAGCTTCTCCAACTCCAGACGGAGGCGAAGAGCAGTCTCCTTCAAGAGCAGCAGGCCATGCTATTTTACGGCCACCCAGCGCTCGGCCAGCACATGATCATCCCCGGCACCGGCGCGGCCTCGGTGGGgagctcggcctcctccgtgacccggccccttcctccaaggtcaaCTGCCCCGCCGACTGCCCTATTTGGGCACGAAATGGGGGCGCATGGGCGGCAGGCGTACCAgtcacgggatgggtcaccggaggtgggtgagtccatgacggggccgtcaccttcgtccattgacctgaaccgtgcgccggcgaactccaaaggCCCGAAGAACCTGGGAGCAGCTGCGACGTCCGGTGCACGCAACCTGTTCGACGATATGTCGGCCGCGCGCGCGCAGTCACCGTCCGCCGTGCAGGCCCCTCCGTCTTTCGCGCAGACAATGCCGACGACCCTTCCATATCCTTCGACACAGCAGGCTCCCCAGCCACCTCCCATTGACACACAGGAGGGCACAACTGCCTGTCCCGGCAGCATAAACATTGAGGAGGAGCCGTTGTTCGGTGAGGGCCTCACACAAGCCGCAGCTGCACAAGCTCGAGGTCGCCGGGTAAGCAAACGAACCGCCAACTACacggagaaggaggacaaggtgctcgtcgatggatggttgaccatcgggcaagatgcgttgacgggtgccgagcagaaggggTCCGCATTCTGGCGCCGGATCTATGAATACTTCCATGAACATCGCAAATATGGACAGGAGCCATTTGAGAGCGACCGCAGCGAAATAtcgctccaaaagaggtggggagcaattcaaacggaatgcaacaaGTTCCAGGCGGCGTATGAGCACGCGAGGCGGCTCCCCGTTAGTGGCATGGGTGtgaaggacttggtatgattcATAACCTCAACTTATTCATCCGATGTTTGCACATTTGTTTATCGTTGTTGTCTCGCTTTGCTCTAGGTGTGGCGAGCTTTGGAATTCTACAAAGCCAACAATGGAGAGAAGacctttgccttccctcattgttggaaggAACTCCACGGCACCCCCAAGTTCCAGGAGGGGTACGAGGGCTACATGGCGACCTTGACTGGCAACAATCCCGCCAAAGATGCCacggtcattgaccttgatggtgggcagccttgcggcagctccgcttctcgtgcaagtcgtCCACGCGGCCACAAGTCAACCAAAGCCGACATGAAGCGTGATGCGTCGTCCATGCTATTGTATGGCActttgaaggagatgcatgcggacagagaggtgtccacggacaagagggatgagaggaGGCGCCGGGAGAAAGAAGAGGACAGGAAGAAATTCTTTGATGTCCAGCAGAAGAAGCTTGAGATTGAAGAGGTCAAGGCGAAGACCAAAGCTAAAGAACttgagctcaaagagagagaacttgagctcatagcaatggcaagggccaaagaggtggagctgaaggcgaaggaagttgagctcaaacgccaagccgaggacaacctcatcatgaacgccgacttgaccaacatgagcgaggcaaagagagcttggttcgagaagagACAGAAGGAGATCCTCGAGCGCCCAAATTGAGTTAGACAATCTCAATTGCAATTTTTAT
It includes:
- the LOC127293692 gene encoding 9-cis-epoxycarotenoid dioxygenase NCED3, chloroplastic-like — its product is MQTLTAPTSVSIHRHTPRPSTGRPNSVRVTARAVSSAPSGAATRAPVPSHFSPAKPAIAAPKAPAPVRRDDKKKLNLFQRAAGMALDAFEEGLIANILERPHGLSKTVDPAVQIAGNFAPVGETPPTHALPVTGRIPPFIDGVYARNGANPHFDPVAGHHLFDGDGMVHALRIRNGAAESYASRFTATERLTQERALGKPIFPKAIGELHGHSGIARLALFYARAACGLVDPSRGTGVANAGLVYFNGHLLAMSEDDIPYHVRVGADGDLATVGRYDFAGQLSCPMIAHPKLDPATGDLHALSYDVIKKPYLKYFYFAADGTKSPDVEIPLDQPTMIHDFAITQNFVVVPDHQVVFKLQEMLRGGSPVVLDKAKTSRFGILPKRATDASEMVWVDVPDCFCFHLWNAWEEPATDEVVVIGSCMTPADSIFNDSDVPLQSVLTEIRLNTRTGESTRRPILAPADQVNLEVGMVNSNLLGRKTRYAYLAVAEPWPKVSGFAKVDLATGDLTKFDYGEGRFGGEPCFVPMDPALSRGEDDGYILTFVHDEVAGTSELLVVNAADMRLEATIQLPSRVPYGFHGTFITASELESQA